Proteins encoded within one genomic window of Oryza glaberrima chromosome 12, OglaRS2, whole genome shotgun sequence:
- the LOC127756290 gene encoding glutathione S-transferase T3-like produces MQANSPNQVFGAASNRVLFAPHQVTSVEVAANTSSHGSESSIPCPTTTRQQEKQPLNIEELSDSSEEGVRRAPRTNWKEEENLRFVSTWLNNSVDSVDGNDKKSEYYWKDVADEFNSNRPRNAHTRTVKQMKTHGDNVKRDIAKFCGAYAQVRNTCTSGYSEDMIMEKAHAWYKNQSQQKPFTLEYMWRELKDQPKWRRIVKKEENKNKRTKISESGAYTSSSNQDTEEESSTKGRRPEGQKKAKERLKGKGKAASSPLGNQPSQNMVLYNEAVKIKSEALLKSAEAATKSAEAKREQIRMEKWQTYIKLEERDTSKFSPTKLRRHEAMLNQLSKELAQE; encoded by the coding sequence ATGCAAGCTAACTCACCAAATCAAGTGTTTGGAGCTGCAAGCAACAGAGTACTCTTTGCGCCACATCAAGTCACCTCAGTTGAAGTTGCTGCCAACACTTCTTCCCATGGGTCGGAGTCATCCATTCCTTGCCCTACAACTACAAGACAGCAAGAGAAGCAGCCACTTAACATCGAAGAGTTGAGTGATAGCAGCGAAGAGGGAGTAAGGAGAGCGCCACGCACCAattggaaggaagaagaaaacttGCGTTTTGTTAGCACTTGGTTGAACAACTCAGTTGATTCTGTAGATGGAAATGACAAGAAGTCAGAGTATTATTGGAAGGATGTAGCTGATGAGTTCAACAGCAATAGGCCTAGAAATGCACATACAAGGACAGTCAAGCAAATGAAGACACACGGGGATAATGTCAAGAGGGATATTGCAAAGTTCTGTGGGGCTTATGCTCAAGTCAGAAATACATGTACTAGTGGGTACTCTGAAGACATGATTATGGAGAAAGCCCATGCATGGTACAAGAATCAATCACAGCAGAAACCTTTCACCTTAGAATACATGTGGAGAGAACTAAAGGATCAACCAAAATGGCGGAGAATTGTGAAGAAGGAGGAAAACAAGAACAAGAGGACTAAGATTTCTGAGTCAGGAGCTTACACATCGTCATCAAACCAAGACACTGAAGAAGAATCATCAACTAAAGGGAGGCGCCCTGAGGGgcaaaagaaagcaaaagaaagactAAAAGGGAAAGGGAAAGCTGCATCATCTCCTTTAGGGAACCAACCATCTCAAAACATGGTTCTGTATAATGAAGCTGTCAAAATTAAATCTGAAGCATTGTTGAAATCAGCAGAAGCAGCAACAAAATCAGCAGAAGCAAAACGAGAACAAATAAGGATGGAAAAGTGGCAGACATACATAAAACTGGAAGAAAGAGATACTTCCAAATTTAGTCCTACTAAACTGAGAAGGCATGAAGCTATGTTGAACCAATTGTCCAAAGAACTTGCTCAGGAATAA
- the LOC127758088 gene encoding uncharacterized protein LOC127758088: protein MSANSQDQSNCSDTSIISGNLEDLMWEEINDPMEAEIEDQIEAEVEAQLEAELAGSSTRRGGYTRRYINRDHEEDHNRLFAKYFGNNPLYADDQFRRRFRMRKHLFLHIVEALGVWSPYFQLRRDAFGKVGLSPLQKCTAAMRMLAYGTPADLMDESYRVAETTAIECLINFVQGVRLLFGQQYLRRPTQEDIQRLLQFGEAHGFPGMLGSIDCMHWKWQNCPVAWKGQFTRGDYGVPTIMLEAVASADIWIWHAFFGAAGSNNDINVLDQSPLFTEVLQGRAPEVQFTVNGTNYNMGYYLADGIYPEWAAFVKSIKRPQNDKAKLFAQRQESARKDVERAFGVLQKHWAIIRHPARLWEREELADIMYACIILHNMIVEDERGAYDIPDDNTYEQGQFSAQMSGLDHGPIYGFADILEKNAEIRDRATHRRLKQDLMDHMWQKFGGQQH, encoded by the coding sequence ATGTCTGCCAACTCCCAAGATCAATCCAATTGTTCAGATACTTCAATCATTAGTGGCAATCTTGAAGATCTCatgtgggaagaaatcaacGATCCTATGGAAGCTGAGATTGAAGATCAGATTGAAGCTGAGGTTGAAGCACAGCTAGAAGCAGAATTAGCTGGTTCCTCTACTCGGCGTGGTGGGTACACAAGGAGGTACATCAATAGGGATCATGAAGAGGATCATAACAGATTATTTGCTAAATATTTTGGCAACAACCCTTTGTACGCTGATGATCAGTTTCGTAGGCGATTTCGCATGAGAAAGCATCTATTTTTGCATATTGTTGAAGCTCTTGGTGTTTGGTCCCCATATTTTCAGCTAAGGCGAGATGCATTCGGTAAGGTGGGTCTATCGCCGCTGCAAAAATGCACGGCTGCTATGAGAATGTTGGCATATGGTACACCAGCTGACCTTATGGATGAATCATATAGGGTAGCAGAAACAACAGCAATAGAATGCCTGATCAATTTTGTTCAAGGTGTGAGGCTTTTATTTGGTCAGCAATATCTTCGTCGGCCTACTCAAGAAGATATTCAACGTTTACTTCAATTTGGAGAGGCACATGGGTTCCCTGGAATGTTGGGCAGTATTGATTGCATGCATTGGAAGTGGCAAAATTGTCCGGTTGCATGGAAAGGGCAATTCACCCGTGGTGATTATGGAGTACCGACTATCATGCTTGAAGCGGTTGCTTCTGCTGATATATGGATTTGGCATGCTTTTTTTGGGGCTGCTGGTTCCAACAATGATATCAATGTGTTGGATCAGTCACCATTGTTCACTGAGGTACTACAAGGAAGAGCACCCGAGGTCCAGTTTACAGTTAATGGAACAAACTATAACATGGGATACTATCTAGCCGATGGTATTTATCCAGAGTGGGCAGCATTTGTCAAATCAATCAAAAGACCTCAGAATGACAAGGCTAAATTATTTGCACAACGTCAAGAATCTGCAAGAAAAGATGTGGAAAGAGCTTTTGGGGTACTGCAAAAACATTGGGCCATCATACGTCACCCAGCACGTCTATGGGAAAGGGAAGAATTGGCTGATatcatgtatgcatgtataATTTTGCATAACATGATTGTTGAGGATGAGAGAGGCGCCTATGATATACCCGATGACAATACATATGAACAAGGGCAATTTTCTGCACAAATGTCCGGGCTTGACCATGGCCCGATATATGGATTTGCTGATATCCTAGAAAAAAATGCAGAGATTCGTGATCGAGCAACCCATCGTCGTCTCAAGCAAGATTTGATGGATCACATGTGGCAAAAATTTGGTGGCCAGCAACATTAG